From the genome of Pirellulales bacterium:
CGCTTGGATCACGTCGCGCGTGGCCAGCAGCATCTCACCCAGGCGATCGAGCGTCGGCCGCATGGCGGCGTGCATCGCCTGCAAAAGCTTCACCTGGTGCTCGCTTCGCAGCGCTTCCAGCCGCTGGGCGATGTTCGCTTCGGCGTCGATCGCATCGAAGGGCGTCTGCCGATAACTGGCGCTGACGATGTGTCCGGCCAGGGCATAATAGTCTTTGGTCGTGATGGCGTCGAACTTGTGGTCGTGACAGCGGGCACAAGCGACGGTCAGTGCCAGAAAGGTCTTGGAAAAGACGTCGATCTTGTTGTCGGTGCGGTCCAGCTCGTCGGCCTTCAGCTCGACGGGCGAATGGACCTCCTCGCCCAAGAACCAGAAGCCGGTGCCGAGCACCGACTCGTTGAAGCCGCGCTCGGGATTTCGCCGCGGCCCGTCGAGCAAGTCGCCCGCCACGTGCTCGACGACGAACTGATTGTACGGCACGTCGGCGTTGAGCGCGCGGATGACGTAGTCGCGATACTGCCAGGCATTGGGAATCGTGTAATCGAACTCATGCCCCTTGCTTTCGGCGTACCGCACCAGGTCGAGCCAGTGCCGGCCCCAGCGCTCGCCGAAATGTGGGGAGGCGAGCAGGCGATCGACCACCCGTGCGAAGGCATCCGGCCGGTCGTCCGACAAAAAATCCGCAATCTCTTCGGGCGTCGGCGGCAGGCCGATCAGATCGAACGTTGCTCGCCGCAGCAGTGTTGGTTTGTCGGCCGAACCGACGGGCGCGAGCCCCGCCGCCTCCAGCCGCGATAAGATCCAAACATCGGTCGATGAGCGGGGCCAACTCCTGGCGTCGATCGCCGGCAACGGGTGTTTGCCCAGCGGCTGAAAACACCAGTGCATGGCGCGCTCGCCCAGGTTGAACGTGGAGCCGGCGGGGGCTTTCTGGGCAACAGCAGATTCGGCCGGCCATGCGGCGCCCTGCTCGACCCAACGCCGCAGGGCCGCGACCTGCTTATCGGCCAGCTTTCCGGTGGGAGGCATTTGATACACTTCGCCATAAGAGACCGCGTCGATGAGCAGACTTTCATCCGGTTTGCCGGGCACAATGGCCGGTCCGGTATCTCCACCATCCAGCAGAGCTCTGCGCGAATCGAGCCGCAGATGTCCCTTCTGTTGCTGAGCGCTGTGACATTTATGGCAATGTTCGACGAACAGCGGCCGGATGACCTTCTCGAAGAACTCGGTCTGCTCTGCCGAGAAGATCGGTGGCGCGGCGCTCGGCTCTTCAGCCAGAGCGGACGTCAACACCGACAACATCAAGAGGGTGATCGCCGACGGACGGCTCGC
Proteins encoded in this window:
- a CDS encoding DUF1549 domain-containing protein, with translation MRPASRPSAITLLMLSVLTSALAEEPSAAPPIFSAEQTEFFEKVIRPLFVEHCHKCHSAQQQKGHLRLDSRRALLDGGDTGPAIVPGKPDESLLIDAVSYGEVYQMPPTGKLADKQVAALRRWVEQGAAWPAESAVAQKAPAGSTFNLGERAMHWCFQPLGKHPLPAIDARSWPRSSTDVWILSRLEAAGLAPVGSADKPTLLRRATFDLIGLPPTPEEIADFLSDDRPDAFARVVDRLLASPHFGERWGRHWLDLVRYAESKGHEFDYTIPNAWQYRDYVIRALNADVPYNQFVVEHVAGDLLDGPRRNPERGFNESVLGTGFWFLGEEVHSPVELKADELDRTDNKIDVFSKTFLALTVACARCHDHKFDAITTKDYYALAGHIVSASYRQTPFDAIDAEANIAQRLEALRSEHQVKLLQAMHAAMRPTLDRLGEMLLATRDVIQA